Genomic window ([Eubacterium] hominis):
TGCATAGCCGTAATCAAAGCCATGGTATAGATTTCATCAATGGTGGCACTTCTTGATAAATCATTCATTGGAAGACGCACCCCTTGAAGAATTGGTCCATAGGCTTCATAACCTCCTAGATTCGCCACCAGCTTATAACCGATATTGGCCGCATTTAAATCAGGAAAGATTAATACATTGGCACAACCGCCAACCTTACTGTCTGGAGCCTTTAACATCGCAACATCTTTATTCAGTGCACAATCTACCTGTAACTCTCCATCTACCTCATAATCTAGTGGTAACCGCTTTAAACGGGTAGCAACCTCTTTGACCATATCTACATCTTCTCCATGGCCAGAACCATAAGTAGAATAGGACAATAAGGCAACCCTTGGCTTCATCCCAAAAGTTTTCGCACTTTGCGCAGACTGTAAAGTGATTTCTACCAACTCATCCACATTTGGCTTGATATTCAATGAACAATCCGCAAATATGTATTCTTTTTCTTGTTTACACATAAGAAAACAACTGGAAACAATAGAATTGCCCGGACTGGTTTTTACCAAACGCATAATTGGACGTAAAGTATCAGCTGTAGAGTTGGTAGAACCACCTAATAGTCCATCAGCATATCCCATTTCCACATACATGGTACAAAAATAAGCATCTTTCTTCATCCATGTTTTAACTGTAGCACGATCCGCTTTACC
Coding sequences:
- the pta gene encoding phosphate acetyltransferase; translation: MIDLETPLKGKGLKIVFTEGKDLRMMKAAERLRDKKLLVPVLYGNRTELEKLADSHHICLDGMMILDPDEFQDHEAMENRMLELRKGKADRATVKTWMKKDAYFCTMYVEMGYADGLLGGSTNSTADTLRPIMRLVKTSPGNSIVSSCFLMCKQEKEYIFADCSLNIKPNVDELVEITLQSAQSAKTFGMKPRVALLSYSTYGSGHGEDVDMVKEVATRLKRLPLDYEVDGELQVDCALNKDVAMLKAPDSKVGGCANVLIFPDLNAANIGYKLVANLGGYEAYGPILQGVRLPMNDLSRSATIDEIYTMALITAMQKLNLNR